In the bacterium genome, one interval contains:
- the mnmA gene encoding tRNA 2-thiouridine(34) synthase MnmA, whose product MKSVLVGMSGGIDSSVCAYLLKEKGYNVIGIIFKLFEDENRCCEISDVKNIASKLGISHYALDIKDSFKTMVIDEFVKGYKNGITPNPCIMCNKYIKFEFLLKKAKELDVEYIATGHYARIENGRLKKGVDKRKDQSYFLYPIKEEYLNYILMPLGCRAKDEVIKIAKKLGFPIKKESSEICFIPDNDYKSYLLEKCKDLVKEGPILDKEGNVLGTHNGISFFTIGQREGIGISEKKPLYVIEIAKDKNAIIVGEEKELYKDELTVKDINLFFNIDKPRNVFCKIRYKNPESMAIIRKIGEDKISVKFEKPQFAITKGQSAVFYDGDIVLGGGIIE is encoded by the coding sequence ATGAAAAGCGTTCTTGTGGGAATGAGTGGTGGTATCGATTCCTCTGTTTGTGCCTATTTGCTTAAGGAAAAGGGATATAATGTGATTGGGATAATATTTAAGTTGTTTGAAGATGAAAATAGGTGTTGTGAAATAAGTGATGTAAAAAATATAGCATCTAAATTGGGAATTTCCCACTATGCTTTAGACATTAAAGATAGTTTTAAAACAATGGTAATTGATGAATTTGTAAAGGGCTATAAAAATGGAATAACGCCAAATCCCTGTATAATGTGCAATAAATATATAAAGTTTGAATTTCTCTTAAAAAAAGCTAAAGAATTAGATGTAGAATATATTGCAACAGGCCATTATGCAAGGATAGAAAATGGAAGGCTTAAAAAAGGGGTTGATAAAAGAAAGGACCAATCCTATTTCCTTTATCCAATAAAAGAGGAATATCTTAATTATATTCTAATGCCACTTGGATGCAGGGCAAAGGATGAGGTAATAAAAATTGCAAAGAAATTGGGATTTCCCATAAAAAAAGAGAGCAGCGAGATATGCTTTATCCCTGACAATGATTATAAAAGCTATCTTTTGGAAAAATGCAAAGATTTAGTAAAAGAAGGCCCTATTTTGGATAAGGAGGGAAATGTTTTAGGAACCCACAACGGAATTTCCTTTTTTACTATTGGACAGAGGGAGGGAATAGGAATTTCAGAAAAAAAGCCCCTTTATGTAATTGAAATAGCTAAAGATAAAAACGCTATTATTGTAGGAGAAGAAAAAGAGCTTTATAAAGATGAATTGACGGTAAAGGATATAAACCTTTTTTTTAATATAGACAAGCCTAGGAATGTATTTTGTAAAATAAGGTATAAAAATCCAGAATCAATGGCAATTATAAGGAAAATTGGTGAAGACAAAATAAGCGTAAAATTTGAAAAGCCCCAATTTGCCATTACAAAAGGTCAATCAGCTGTGTTTTACGATGGAGATATTGTTCTTGGTGGTGGTATAATAGAATGA
- the ispE gene encoding 4-(cytidine 5'-diphospho)-2-C-methyl-D-erythritol kinase, with protein MEIEAPAKINLSLVIQGKRDDGFHNIKTIFQTISLFDKIKIFPSPALSVSCQGIPEKENLVYKAAISLLEYANCKKGAKIVIKKHIPISAGMGGGSSNCAECLLALNRFWNLSLSLNELKKIGENLGSDVCFFLEKGTGLGEGRGEKITRLSLIPNCFFLLIFFSFKVSTREVYQKVRSQKTKERIEKMLLAIKNGDIFGIAKNLHNCLESVTIRKYPEIGRMKEYLIKEGALNALMSGSGPTVFGIFNKRKDIERIRKNLALSGIKAKVVKPI; from the coding sequence GTGGAGATAGAAGCTCCTGCCAAAATAAACCTCTCTTTAGTTATACAAGGAAAAAGGGATGATGGCTTTCATAATATAAAAACAATATTCCAGACAATAAGCCTCTTTGACAAGATAAAAATATTTCCATCCCCTGCATTAAGTGTTTCTTGCCAAGGTATTCCAGAAAAAGAAAACCTTGTGTATAAAGCAGCCATTTCCCTCCTTGAATATGCAAATTGCAAAAAGGGTGCAAAAATTGTAATTAAAAAGCATATTCCTATATCTGCTGGCATGGGTGGAGGTTCATCAAATTGTGCAGAATGCCTTCTTGCTTTAAATAGATTTTGGAATCTTTCCCTCTCCCTAAATGAATTAAAAAAAATAGGAGAAAATCTTGGGTCAGATGTCTGTTTTTTTCTTGAGAAAGGCACAGGGCTTGGAGAAGGAAGGGGAGAAAAGATTACAAGGCTTTCCTTAATCCCGAATTGTTTTTTTCTTCTTATCTTTTTTTCATTTAAGGTATCTACAAGGGAGGTGTATCAAAAAGTCAGGAGTCAAAAGACAAAAGAGAGAATAGAAAAAATGCTTTTGGCAATAAAAAATGGGGATATTTTTGGGATTGCAAAGAATTTACATAATTGTCTTGAATCTGTAACCATAAGAAAATATCCAGAGATTGGAAGAATGAAAGAATATCTTATAAAAGAGGGTGCATTGAATGCCCTAATGTCAGGTTCAGGGCCTACGGTATTTGGGATTTTTAACAAAAGAAAGGATATAGAGAGGATAAGAAAAAATCTTGCTTTATCTGGAATAAAGGCAAAGGTTGTAAAACCGATATGA
- a CDS encoding S1 RNA-binding domain-containing protein, with protein sequence MENDIIKRAIKEVETKITKGVEKIEKKKKEEYTFYEKSLLKINPGIITKGIVVGKSNDGVLVSIGLKEEGIIPFNELSLKEFKSPDDVVQTGDEIEVIVLSNNNGSFILSKKRADLKNALDKIQNAFSKNEVISGMISSQVKGGLVVDLGIPGFIPISHIKKEPIRNLDSYVGKEVRLKVIEFDRKKKDVVLSLKKVEEDEKRERKERLINELLEGKIVAGKVTKLTDFGAFVDIGGIEGLVPVSELSYRKIKHPKDVLKKSETVSLVVIKVDRENNRVSLSLKDAMSSPWETIRERLDIGSVVSGRVSKIMPNYAFVEIEDVEGFLPKREMDKEVLSEGQEIEVRIIELNPEKQRMTLSLKGIKEENEVERFLANQRKGGFTLSEILESKPTRRKNKKESKWR encoded by the coding sequence ATGGAAAATGACATTATAAAAAGAGCAATAAAAGAGGTTGAGACAAAGATAACAAAGGGTGTTGAGAAAATAGAAAAGAAGAAAAAAGAAGAATATACATTCTACGAAAAGAGCCTTTTAAAGATAAATCCAGGAATTATTACTAAGGGAATCGTTGTTGGAAAAAGCAATGATGGGGTGCTTGTTTCTATTGGGTTAAAAGAGGAGGGAATAATTCCATTTAATGAATTATCTTTAAAGGAATTCAAAAGCCCTGATGATGTTGTCCAAACAGGGGATGAAATAGAGGTAATTGTTCTATCCAATAATAATGGGAGTTTTATCCTTTCAAAAAAGAGGGCAGATCTTAAAAATGCCCTAGATAAGATTCAAAATGCGTTTTCTAAGAATGAGGTTATTTCTGGAATGATTTCTTCCCAGGTAAAGGGAGGATTGGTTGTTGACCTTGGTATCCCTGGATTTATTCCTATCTCCCACATAAAAAAAGAGCCTATAAGGAACCTTGATTCATATGTTGGGAAGGAGGTTCGGCTTAAGGTTATTGAATTTGATAGAAAAAAGAAAGATGTTGTTCTCTCTTTGAAAAAGGTGGAGGAGGATGAGAAAAGAGAAAGAAAAGAAAGGCTTATCAATGAACTTTTGGAAGGAAAGATTGTTGCAGGAAAGGTTACAAAGCTTACAGATTTTGGTGCTTTTGTTGATATTGGAGGAATTGAAGGGCTTGTTCCAGTTTCTGAGCTTTCCTACAGAAAGATAAAGCATCCCAAAGATGTTTTAAAGAAGAGCGAAACAGTTTCCCTTGTTGTAATAAAGGTTGATAGAGAAAATAATAGGGTTTCTTTAAGCCTTAAGGATGCGATGTCTTCACCCTGGGAAACTATAAGGGAAAGGCTAGATATAGGTTCTGTAGTTTCTGGAAGGGTATCAAAGATAATGCCAAACTATGCTTTTGTAGAAATTGAAGATGTTGAAGGGTTTCTTCCAAAAAGGGAGATGGATAAAGAGGTATTAAGTGAAGGTCAAGAGATTGAAGTAAGAATAATAGAGCTTAATCCAGAAAAACAAAGGATGACCTTAAGCTTAAAGGGCATAAAAGAGGAGAACGAGGTAGAAAGATTCCTTGCCAACCAAAGAAAAGGTGGATTTACACTTTCTGAGATTTTAGAAAGCAAACCTACTAGGAGAAAGAACAAAAAGGAAAGTAAGTGGAGATAG
- the folD gene encoding bifunctional methylenetetrahydrofolate dehydrogenase/methenyltetrahydrofolate cyclohydrolase FolD: MAEIIDGKKIGEEIRVELRERIENLKKKGITPGLATILVGNNPASIVYVRNKTSACEKLGIYSRQCNLEENVSQEKLISTICELNSDSSIHGILVQLPLPSHINENVVLSAISPDKDVDGFHYYNVGKFICCKDFHKMKEDKLFLPCTPYGIMEMLIRYGVKIEGANAVVLGRSNIVGKPIALLLLSANATVTICHSKTKNLSDVCRGADILIAAIGKAEFVKTDMVKNGACVIDVGINRIGEKIVGDCDFEGVSKKAGFITPVPGGVGPMTITMLLVNTVISAEKQNGK, encoded by the coding sequence ATGGCTGAAATAATAGATGGAAAGAAAATAGGAGAGGAAATAAGGGTTGAATTAAGGGAAAGGATTGAGAATCTAAAGAAAAAAGGGATTACACCTGGTCTTGCTACAATTCTTGTGGGAAATAATCCTGCATCCATTGTCTATGTCCGCAACAAAACATCTGCTTGTGAAAAATTGGGCATTTATTCAAGGCAATGTAATTTAGAGGAAAATGTATCCCAGGAAAAACTTATATCCACAATTTGTGAGTTAAATTCTGATTCTTCTATTCACGGCATCCTTGTTCAGCTTCCTCTTCCATCCCATATAAATGAAAATGTGGTTTTATCCGCTATCTCACCCGATAAGGATGTTGATGGTTTTCATTATTATAATGTTGGAAAATTCATATGTTGCAAGGATTTTCATAAAATGAAGGAGGATAAGCTTTTTCTTCCCTGTACACCATACGGAATTATGGAAATGCTTATAAGGTATGGCGTAAAAATAGAGGGGGCTAATGCTGTTGTTCTTGGAAGGTCAAATATTGTTGGAAAACCCATAGCCCTCCTTCTCCTTTCTGCTAATGCTACTGTTACAATATGCCATTCAAAGACAAAAAACCTCTCTGATGTTTGTAGAGGGGCTGATATATTGATAGCTGCCATAGGAAAGGCAGAATTTGTAAAAACTGACATGGTAAAAAATGGGGCTTGTGTTATTGATGTTGGAATAAACAGAATAGGTGAAAAGATTGTTGGCGATTGTGATTTTGAAGGGGTGTCTAAAAAGGCAGGGTTTATAACGCCTGTCCCTGGCGGTGTAGGTCCTATGACCATAACAATGCTTCTTGTCAATACAGTAATTTCTGCAGAAAAACAAAATGGAAAATGA